The Ricinus communis isolate WT05 ecotype wild-type chromosome 8, ASM1957865v1, whole genome shotgun sequence sequence AAATTTGATATTCTTGATAAGGAGGACTCGAGTATGTACTTCTGTATTTAATTTATCCGAAACTCTAGTCTTTATCTGATATGTTTTTATAGATAATTGGAaagttttaagattttaaattgaattcttattcaGTGACGTGacattttttgaaagaaataaattttgtaaaaatcaattattaatatttattagtgaGAAGTACTCATATAGCTTTACTTGATGGcagattaatattttatttagtctCAAATTGCCTTGTTCTTTTACCTAACACTGTGATAATGCTCATTTGTAATTGGTGTGTATCCTAGTTTCTACATTTCATACTCAATTTTGTGTTGCTTTTAACTCATGAACAGGTCCTGTAACAATTGCTGATAAAGCAGCTGAGGAATCTAtggttaaaattatattggaGAATTTTCCTTCTCATGCTATGTGAGTTGcactattttatttcttttggcctTTTTCTGCGTTGTTTGGAATAAATCAATTGCAAGAACTCAATTCAGTTCTTGCTAAGTCATGTCACTTATGGCATGacttcatttctttcaaaatgccttcttctttttaagttgaaagaattaattCCAGAACCTGTGACCTTTCTAAACAGGAGAATTGAAGGACTAAAACTGAATTCTTGCATTTTTTAACTTCCAGTATGTTAGTGAACTTtctcaccattttttttattgtttctgTGATTGTAGTTATGGTGAGGAGAATGGTTGGAGGTGTAAAGAGAATTTCTCTGACTATGTTTGGGTTTTAGATCCAATAGATGGGACAAAAAGTTTTATTACTGGTATGCTTCCTTATATTATCATCAATATTCGATCTTTTTGAATTCTTCCCGTAAGTAACTTACTTTCTATCATTTCAGGCAAACCCTTGTTCGGTACACTCATTGCTCTACTGCACAGGGGTAAACCCGTAAGTATCACCTGCCTTCTGGTCACtagcaacaaaaaaaaaggaggaagagtttcttttttgtttagaaAAGATTCTTATAGTAATATGCACTAgataaaaaatgaagtttaTATATCTGTATCTATTATGGCTTTTTATGACATGAGATGATTATCTTCCTCTTCAATATAAAAGTAGGGATAAATTCTAATCCTTGagcttaaaattattagcattctCAAAACAATATAAGGTTAATTCTAGGATATTGAATTTCAGGATATAATGCATTTCTCTGGATTTTGAAGGACATTTTTCATTGGTGTTGAGTTAGCTAACTAGAGTGCCCCATTGGGGTATAACTTACAAAAAGAGCATGTTTGGGTTTGACAACTACATGGCTTACCGGGTGCATACATCATAATAGATCTAATTGGtttgttttaatttctataattgtACTTATCACTTCAATATTAGGAGTATGGTCCTTTGCAATGGTTAAAGTTTATGATTTGCAACAAACGAGTTACGGATCTAACTCTTAAGGCATGAGAACAGTCACTTAATGAAGAATAGTGAAGGATAGGACTGTTCTAAAATTCACCTGACCAAAAGTTTTCGTCAGTGGAAACAAAACTTTGTGATCatctctttttaatattagattttgAGGACCATAATAAATGGTTGACAATCtcattatttatctttatgcTTGTTGTTGGTTTGTGTATCCTTGGTGTAATATTTGAAGCATAAACTCAAAATAATTGGTTCGCTGGATAAGTGCATGGCGAGGTTTAAATTGCATGGTTagcttttatttatacaaGTGTTGTTTCATTCCCAAATTGCTAAAATTGTTTTACAGATTCTTGGCATAATTGATCAGCCTGTACTTAAAGAAAGATGGATTGGAATAACTGGAAGGCGAACAACATTGAACGGGGAGGAACTATCTACACGCTCTTGTGCAAAATTATCACAAGCATACCTGTATGTTCTCAtcgttttgtttgttttccgCGAACAAATCAAACTTGTGACTTAATTGAAGTAATTGCACCTCCAGTGATTTAATTATGAGTCACATGAATAGTGTGTATCTATAACTTCTTTACTCTCTTTCTCCCCCTTTTAGGTACACCACAAGCCCACATCTATTTAATGGGGAAGCTGACGAGGCATTTACTCGCGTTAGAAGTAAGGTTGTATCTGTTTGACATGTGTTTTGACTAAGATTTTAAATGTTAAGGTTTTGTGCCACTGGGATATTATAGAGTGTAAAACTCAAATACAAAGAAAACTCAATTTCTTACTAACCTAACAAGAAGActattatcattttcattttcttgtctCTTTGCACGGAAAATATTTACCAGCTGGTCAATTCCAACCTGCATCACTTGGTAGAGTCTTTAGCAAGATTTGTCAATGGCAAGACCAAGCTTGATTTCTAGAGGCTAGACCTAATTGTAATATGTTATTAGTAAACAATTGAAGCGCTATCCTTTTTTTTGAATCTGAAGCATTATAAATTCATGATTCCTTTTTATCTTTgatgtattaaatttttgaactCTTCCCTTCCCTGTTACTTTGCTTATAGGTGAAAGTGCCACTATATGGATGTGACTGCTATGCATATGCGCTTTTGGCTTCTGGATAtgtggatcttgtcattgaaTCTGGCCTTAAGGTATGCTGTACTCATTTCCATCAGTAATGTTGACTGATTGGGTTGATGCCGACTTGATGTGAATAGCTCCTTCTCCATGGAGGATAAGGACTGCTCCTCTTTATTCATACTGGGAAAACTTAGCATTCGCTTTACAATTTAGAGCATGTGGCAGACCTTTTTCTTGAGAAATGAATAAGGGTATACTTGGGGGAGAACGCTCTTactttctttcaaaataattctCTATTCCCCATAATTTAATCAACTACTGGGCACCTTTTTATCataactaatattatattttccaTACACGAAAGTTGTGAAACTGCCCAACTAACTGGATGATAGAATTCAGATCAGGCGTTTGGCGTTTGGCATTTGCAAATTCAGATTTATCTCACCAAATGGGGTGTTATTTGATTCTACAATACATCTGTTGCTTAACCTTCATTCTCTGTGAAGTGTGTATTGAATAATCTCAAACATTATATATGATGACATTGTGTTTCTTTTTACCAGCCATacgattttctttcccttgtCCCTGTGATAGAGGGTGCTGGAGGTATCATAACTGATTGGAAAGGACATCATCTTTGTTGGGATGCTTCTCCAAATTCTCGTGCAACAAGTAGGTTCACCTTCTTCCAAGatcacattatttttattcaccATCAATTGACACATGAGACATCCTAAAAGTTGTGAACCTAGTTTTCCAAGTACTTACAGACTTCAATTCTTACTATATTTTCAGGTTTCAATGTCCTGGCAGCTGGAGACGAACAGATTCACCAACAAGCACTTGATTCATTGGAATGGCATTAAAGATTCACACCAGAATCCTCCCCTATTTGGTTAAGAGCACTGAATTATTGTATTGGTGTACGATTTCTAGAATTACTTGTTGAGGtcaaatgatttatttttggCTAGAAATGAACAAAGTGACAGtaaatcttattttatcatttttaccTGTCAAGAAGAAATTAGCAAGCAGTTATATGGCCTCAAGCCTCTAGCGTAAAAAGTGATAGCACTGAAAGTAAAGTAGTTAaagtaaagagaaaaaaggaaaaaaattgaaagtaagGATTGCTCCATGTTAAaatggtttattttatttgattttttttttttttttatctctcttTCCCCAAATTGATACTATCTAATTGTGAAAATGACTTAGgaaatttcaaatattgacatcTGAGAGTTTTATGTCGGAAAATATTCTGCAAGCATGTTGGCATGGGGCTGCCTATGTGAACGTGCTAATGGCCTTCACAGTAAGACTGTTCATCCTAGCTTAGGCATTGCATGACATATAGAGACGAAGTTAAGaacaaaattcttttgaaatatACAACATGAATATCACATATTTCAAGCCATATCCTTGGAATGAAAACATAAGGTTGAGGAGGGGTAAAATGTAAAGACAGAAATGCACAAGTTTTCACCATCACTAAATTAGGATGCATCAgaaaaaacaattttttttgacCATTTCAAAATTGTCTAAACATTTGATGACCACTATTCTATTGTTAGCAACAGAGAAAAGCCTCCATCACCTGCTAATttttgaagagaaaaaaggaagCATTTCCTTCCCCCCTAAAACATTGCCTGTTTATCAGGAAAAGAAAGTCCTCTCAGCTGTCAATTCCTTTCCTCCACTTATTatcaagaaaaggaaaaaaagaaacaagaaaaagagaacAACAATACCAAACTCCCATTATAGGTAAATGAAACTCacctttctcaaattctcttAATCTTTCAAGTTTGTGAACATCTTTCCACCGCCCCTCATCCAGGAGGGATGGAGAtagaaaagaaacatataaTGACCAATCTTTTTCTATCTTCCTCATTGTCGTCATCTTGGATGGCTATCCTCCTGGTTCTCCTCTATTCCTTTG is a genomic window containing:
- the LOC8284328 gene encoding bifunctional phosphatase IMPL2, chloroplastic produces the protein MLSQSQSYFLSQIPKFPLSSTPHFSLNSSTGGSGSGGRVGGTATAVSFQSSGVESPISLKLQTKKLASAMTSNSKLSDHTDTLHSLVTDGELDRFADVANKVADASGEVIRTYFRKKFDILDKEDSSPVTIADKAAEESMVKIILENFPSHAIYGEENGWRCKENFSDYVWVLDPIDGTKSFITGKPLFGTLIALLHRGKPILGIIDQPVLKERWIGITGRRTTLNGEELSTRSCAKLSQAYLYTTSPHLFNGEADEAFTRVRSKVKVPLYGCDCYAYALLASGYVDLVIESGLKPYDFLSLVPVIEGAGGIITDWKGHHLCWDASPNSRATSFNVLAAGDEQIHQQALDSLEWH